One window from the genome of [Clostridium] celerecrescens 18A encodes:
- the rplI gene encoding 50S ribosomal protein L9, which produces MEVVLLEDVKALGKKGQIVKVNDGYARNFILPKKLGIEATAKNLNDLKLQKANEARVAAEQLEAAKELGAKLSEATITLSIRAGEGGRAFGSVSGKEISAAIKNQLGYDIDKKKLVLPEPLKTFGSHEVPIKLHKDVTAKLNVKVVES; this is translated from the coding sequence ATGGAAGTTGTATTATTAGAAGACGTAAAGGCATTGGGCAAGAAGGGACAGATCGTTAAGGTTAACGACGGATATGCAAGAAATTTCATTCTCCCTAAAAAGCTGGGAATCGAAGCAACGGCTAAGAATTTAAATGACTTAAAGCTACAGAAGGCCAATGAGGCCAGGGTTGCAGCGGAACAGCTGGAGGCGGCAAAGGAGCTTGGAGCCAAGCTTTCAGAAGCAACGATCACCTTATCCATTCGGGCAGGAGAGGGCGGAAGAGCCTTTGGCTCCGTATCAGGAAAGGAAATTTCCGCTGCCATTAAGAATCAGCTGGGCTATGATATTGATAAAAAGAAGCTGGTCCTTCCTGAACCGCTTAAAACCTTTGGTTCCCATGAGGTTCCAATCAAGCTTCATAAAGATGTAACTGCAAAACTGAATGTTAAGGTAGTGGAAAGCTAG
- a CDS encoding DHH family phosphoesterase, whose amino-acid sequence MKEKFKIKGQLRTYMQWPLYLSALLIAANTVIGAASTKAGIIMAVFTLLYVGIAVWLYTYRRRLLMSGLVEFSAEYSWMQKQLLTDLELPYAMADVDGRILWGNTAFSEVLGEEKPLKVTKKNLMTIFPEITKEVLKLNDGMAVLHAARNERKYQIRLKAVYMKDSPEAIISSVGVEAAGQMLVAVYLFDETDILSYKQMVDDQKMVAGLIYLDNYDEALESVEEVRRSLLTALIDRKITKYISNMNGIVKKLEKDKYFISIKQSYITELKENRFSILEEVKTVNIGNEMAVTLSIGLGMNGDSYSRNYEFARIAIDMALGRGGDQAVIKDGERIQYFGGKAQQVEKTTRVKARVKAHALRELMETKDRLLIMGHRLTDIDAFGAAVGIYRIATAMDKKAHIIINEVTTSVRPILDRFVGNPDYPEDLFLTGSKAAELVDANTLLVVVDVNRPSITDAPELLRLVKTIVVLDHHRQSSEIIDNAVLSYVEPYASSSCEMVAEVLQYIADGIKIKSAEADALYAGIVIDTNNFTNQTGVRTFEAAAFLRRNGADVVRVRKMFRDDLEDYKAKAEAVREAEIFEGCFAISVCSSVGIGSPTVVGAQAANELLDIAGIKASIVMTDYNHAVYISARSIDEVNVQVMMEKLGGGGHRTIAGAQLAGVSIEEARTRVKAVIKEMLEKGDIS is encoded by the coding sequence ATGAAAGAAAAGTTCAAAATAAAGGGACAGCTAAGGACGTATATGCAGTGGCCGCTTTATCTAAGCGCACTGCTGATCGCCGCCAATACGGTGATCGGCGCTGCCAGTACAAAGGCGGGTATAATTATGGCCGTTTTTACGCTTTTGTATGTTGGTATAGCAGTCTGGCTTTATACTTACAGAAGGAGACTTCTGATGAGCGGCCTTGTGGAATTTTCTGCGGAATATTCCTGGATGCAGAAGCAGCTTCTTACTGATCTGGAACTTCCGTATGCAATGGCGGATGTTGACGGAAGGATTCTCTGGGGGAATACAGCGTTTTCAGAGGTGTTAGGGGAAGAAAAACCTCTAAAGGTCACAAAAAAGAACCTCATGACTATTTTTCCGGAGATTACGAAGGAAGTGTTAAAGCTTAACGATGGAATGGCCGTTTTGCATGCTGCACGCAATGAAAGGAAATACCAGATCCGCTTAAAAGCTGTCTATATGAAAGATTCACCGGAAGCGATTATTTCATCCGTTGGAGTGGAGGCTGCCGGACAGATGCTCGTGGCAGTCTATCTTTTTGATGAAACGGACATTCTCTCCTATAAACAGATGGTAGATGATCAGAAAATGGTGGCCGGTCTTATCTATCTGGATAATTATGATGAGGCGTTAGAGAGTGTGGAAGAAGTACGCCGTTCTCTGCTTACGGCCCTCATTGACCGGAAGATCACGAAGTACATTTCCAATATGAACGGAATCGTTAAGAAACTGGAAAAAGATAAGTATTTTATTTCCATAAAACAGTCCTATATCACCGAGCTGAAAGAAAACCGTTTTTCCATTCTGGAGGAAGTGAAAACCGTCAATATCGGCAATGAGATGGCGGTGACTCTAAGCATTGGCCTTGGTATGAACGGGGATAGCTATTCCAGAAATTACGAGTTCGCAAGAATCGCTATTGATATGGCTCTTGGTCGGGGCGGTGACCAGGCGGTGATCAAGGATGGCGAACGGATCCAGTATTTTGGAGGCAAGGCCCAGCAGGTAGAAAAGACCACCCGCGTGAAGGCCCGTGTAAAAGCTCACGCTCTCAGAGAGCTGATGGAAACAAAGGACCGGCTTCTGATCATGGGGCACCGTTTAACAGATATTGATGCCTTTGGCGCTGCAGTTGGAATTTACCGCATTGCCACGGCCATGGATAAGAAGGCCCATATCATTATTAATGAAGTGACGACCTCGGTACGCCCTATTCTTGATCGTTTTGTAGGGAATCCCGATTACCCGGAGGATTTATTCCTGACCGGATCCAAGGCAGCAGAGCTGGTGGATGCCAACACTCTTTTGGTGGTGGTGGATGTAAACCGTCCCAGCATTACCGATGCCCCGGAGCTTTTGCGTCTAGTAAAGACGATTGTGGTTCTGGACCATCACAGGCAGAGCAGTGAGATCATTGACAATGCGGTCCTGTCTTATGTAGAGCCATATGCTTCCTCCTCCTGTGAAATGGTAGCGGAGGTCCTGCAATACATTGCAGACGGTATTAAAATCAAATCGGCAGAAGCAGATGCCCTGTATGCAGGCATCGTCATTGATACCAATAATTTTACCAATCAGACGGGTGTCAGGACCTTTGAAGCGGCAGCTTTCTTAAGAAGAAACGGCGCGGATGTGGTCCGTGTGCGGAAGATGTTCCGTGATGACCTGGAAGATTACAAGGCAAAGGCAGAGGCTGTCCGGGAGGCAGAGATTTTCGAGGGCTGCTTTGCCATCAGCGTATGTTCCTCGGTAGGAATCGGAAGCCCCACGGTTGTGGGAGCTCAGGCGGCCAATGAGCTGCTTGACATAGCCGGGATCAAGGCCTCCATTGTTATGACAGATTATAATCATGCGGTGTATATAAGCGCCCGTTCCATTGATGAAGTCAACGTGCAGGTCATGATGGAAAAACTGGGCGGCGGCGGACACCGTACCATCGCAGGCGCACAGCTTGCAGGAGTCAGCATTGAAGAAGCCAGAACCCGCGTAAAAGCGGTTATTAAAGAGATGTTAGAGAAGGGAGACATATCATAA
- a CDS encoding LytR/AlgR family response regulator transcription factor encodes MSIRVVAVDNSEELLIKLTRILKEIDGIELCGSFNEAITAIQYVKENPVDMVFSDVVMPDISGITLAAKLYELPDPPEVVLLSGIPGFSLEAWKIRAFGFIIKPYTKLQIIKMIDQYKMYKRVVISSM; translated from the coding sequence ATGAGCATCAGGGTTGTAGCAGTGGATAACTCAGAGGAATTATTAATCAAGCTGACTCGTATTTTAAAGGAAATAGACGGAATTGAGCTGTGCGGAAGCTTCAATGAAGCCATTACAGCCATACAATATGTGAAAGAAAATCCGGTAGATATGGTGTTTTCGGATGTGGTCATGCCGGATATCAGCGGGATTACTCTTGCAGCTAAGCTGTATGAACTTCCGGACCCGCCGGAGGTAGTACTTCTTTCCGGCATTCCCGGCTTTTCGCTGGAAGCCTGGAAGATACGGGCTTTTGGCTTTATTATTAAGCCCTATACAAAATTGCAGATTATTAAAATGATTGATCAATATAAAATGTATAAAAGAGTAGTCATATCTAGCATGTAA
- a CDS encoding P-II family nitrogen regulator has translation MKKIEAYIRPEKLEEIKEVIDKLNLNGLSVMQVMGCGNQKGWTEFVRGVEVDYNFLTKIKIETVVPEEQAEAVVACIVDKAYTGEFGDGKIFISDVQDAIRIRTGERGVDAVK, from the coding sequence ATGAAAAAAATAGAAGCTTATATCCGTCCGGAGAAACTGGAGGAAATTAAGGAAGTCATAGATAAGCTGAACTTAAATGGCTTAAGCGTTATGCAGGTCATGGGCTGTGGAAACCAGAAGGGCTGGACGGAGTTTGTCCGGGGCGTTGAAGTGGATTACAACTTTCTTACAAAAATCAAAATCGAGACGGTGGTGCCCGAGGAACAGGCGGAGGCTGTTGTCGCCTGTATCGTAGATAAGGCGTATACCGGAGAATTTGGCGATGGGAAGATATTTATATCCGATGTACAAGATGCCATCAGGATCCGCACTGGAGAAAGGGGAGTTGACGCGGTCAAATAA
- a CDS encoding ammonium transporter gives MDHGDLAWLLISSALVFIMTPGLAFFYGGLVKRKNVINMMMSSAIIMGVGSVMWVLIGFSLSFSGDLGGVIGDLRWTGLNFNTFKDTALPYPNTLAFPIFQMMFAIISPALITGAIAERMKFASLVIFMVLWSLIVYYPLAHMVWGGGYLFRIGSVDFAGGNVVHISSGVSALVLSILLGKRKNLGKAPYHPHNIPFVFLGASLLWFGWFGFNGGSALAANELAAHAFMTTNTAAASALLSWVLVEVIKNGKPTLVGASTGMVIGLVAITPGAGFVPVWAAIIIGGLVSPICYFFIDYVKSRFGYDDALDVFGCHGIGGIWGGIATGIFGKTSINPAAAWNGLAFGEAALFLRQLAAIGITIVIAVIGTLIAARITSLVTKGIKVSRKEEALGLDISEHGETAYPAFNGMD, from the coding sequence ATGGATCATGGAGATTTGGCCTGGCTTTTGATCAGTTCGGCACTGGTTTTTATTATGACGCCGGGGCTGGCATTTTTTTATGGAGGTCTGGTAAAACGCAAAAATGTTATTAATATGATGATGTCATCTGCCATCATCATGGGAGTCGGATCTGTTATGTGGGTTTTGATTGGTTTTTCCCTGTCTTTCAGCGGTGACCTGGGAGGAGTCATCGGTGATTTAAGATGGACCGGTCTCAATTTCAACACTTTTAAGGACACCGCTCTGCCTTATCCCAATACCTTGGCTTTTCCCATATTCCAAATGATGTTTGCCATCATCTCCCCGGCGTTGATCACGGGAGCCATTGCGGAGCGAATGAAGTTTGCTTCCCTCGTTATTTTCATGGTGCTCTGGTCGTTGATCGTCTATTATCCCCTGGCTCATATGGTATGGGGAGGAGGCTATTTATTCCGGATCGGCTCTGTTGATTTTGCAGGAGGAAATGTGGTACATATAAGCTCCGGGGTCAGTGCACTGGTACTCTCCATTCTCCTTGGCAAACGAAAGAACCTGGGAAAAGCGCCTTACCATCCTCACAATATTCCATTTGTATTTCTGGGTGCTTCCCTGCTCTGGTTTGGCTGGTTTGGCTTTAACGGCGGCAGTGCCCTGGCGGCAAATGAGCTGGCTGCCCACGCATTTATGACGACCAACACTGCAGCGGCCTCTGCCCTCCTTTCCTGGGTACTTGTGGAGGTTATAAAGAACGGAAAGCCAACCCTTGTGGGTGCTTCCACCGGAATGGTCATCGGCCTGGTGGCCATAACTCCCGGTGCCGGCTTTGTACCGGTCTGGGCGGCAATCATTATCGGAGGACTTGTCAGCCCTATTTGTTATTTTTTTATCGACTACGTGAAGTCCAGATTCGGCTATGACGATGCCTTAGATGTATTCGGATGTCACGGGATCGGCGGTATCTGGGGCGGGATTGCCACCGGTATATTTGGGAAAACCAGTATTAATCCGGCGGCGGCCTGGAACGGCCTTGCATTTGGTGAAGCCGCTCTTTTCCTCCGCCAGCTGGCGGCCATTGGGATCACCATTGTGATTGCTGTTATAGGTACTCTGATTGCTGCGAGGATTACATCGCTTGTTACGAAAGGAATTAAGGTTTCAAGAAAAGAGGAAGCTCTCGGACTTGATATCTCGGAGCATGGAGAAACCGCTTATCCTGCATTTAACGGTATGGATTAA
- a CDS encoding bifunctional metallophosphatase/5'-nucleotidase: MEKQARIYYTSDVHGYLFPTSYGDREERPMGLLNCISNFQKDGNTLVFDGGDTLQGAPFATYITSRKEAVPGINPIARVYNEAGYDAVVPGNHDFNFGYECLAEYVQALKGICLCANALDLEGNARISRSHVFTLENGLRLGVTGVVTDYVNVWEQPEHLEKIHITDAFEAAANELQNLKSQADVTVCIYHGGYECDLDNGMVLSTSGENVGCRILKELDYDILLTAHQHMSVPGRDLFGTHTLQLAPNAAQYACLDIRLENGKVSVKSSVCPAGEVHGKEPYESLLPLEEAVQEWLDVDIGRLKEPVPEKSKLDMALYGSPIADFFNQVQLDYTGADISCVGLGNSPISLPSHVTMRDLVRVYPFSNTLVVLEIKEESMKKALERCAEYFTLKHGNIEISDVFLKPKVEHYNYDYFSGITFEVDLKESVGNRVKKILYKGEPFAGRTLSLCMSDYRASGTGGYEVYRECRVIKRIGTEVPQMALEYLRKHSVVEIANNGGMILL, from the coding sequence TTGGAGAAACAGGCAAGAATTTATTACACCTCGGATGTGCACGGATACCTGTTCCCCACCTCTTACGGTGACAGAGAAGAACGGCCCATGGGACTTCTAAACTGCATCTCCAACTTTCAAAAGGATGGAAATACTCTTGTATTTGACGGAGGAGATACGTTGCAGGGGGCGCCCTTTGCCACCTATATCACTTCCAGAAAGGAAGCTGTCCCTGGAATAAACCCCATAGCAAGGGTATACAATGAGGCAGGTTATGATGCCGTTGTTCCAGGAAATCATGATTTTAATTTTGGCTATGAGTGTCTTGCAGAATACGTTCAGGCACTGAAAGGAATCTGCCTCTGTGCCAATGCCTTAGACTTAGAAGGAAATGCCCGGATATCAAGAAGCCATGTCTTTACGCTGGAAAACGGGCTTCGCCTGGGAGTGACCGGTGTTGTGACAGATTATGTTAACGTATGGGAGCAGCCGGAACATTTAGAGAAGATCCATATTACTGATGCTTTTGAAGCGGCTGCAAATGAGCTGCAAAATCTGAAAAGCCAGGCAGATGTCACCGTTTGCATCTATCACGGCGGCTATGAATGTGATCTTGACAACGGAATGGTTTTAAGTACATCAGGAGAAAATGTGGGCTGCCGCATTTTAAAGGAGCTGGATTACGACATCCTTTTGACAGCCCACCAGCACATGTCAGTTCCAGGAAGAGATCTATTCGGAACCCATACCCTGCAGCTGGCTCCTAATGCCGCACAGTATGCCTGTCTGGATATCAGGCTCGAAAATGGGAAGGTCTCGGTGAAATCTTCCGTCTGCCCTGCCGGGGAAGTTCATGGGAAAGAGCCTTATGAGTCTCTGCTTCCTCTGGAGGAGGCAGTCCAGGAATGGCTGGATGTGGACATCGGCCGTTTAAAGGAGCCTGTTCCGGAAAAGAGCAAGCTTGATATGGCACTCTATGGGTCGCCCATTGCAGATTTTTTCAATCAGGTTCAGCTTGACTATACGGGAGCGGATATCTCCTGTGTTGGCCTGGGAAATTCGCCCATCAGCCTGCCGAGTCATGTGACCATGCGGGACCTGGTGCGGGTCTATCCGTTTTCAAATACCCTTGTGGTCCTTGAGATAAAGGAAGAGTCTATGAAAAAGGCTTTGGAGCGCTGCGCCGAATATTTTACTTTAAAACATGGGAATATAGAGATATCAGACGTGTTCTTAAAGCCTAAAGTGGAGCATTATAATTACGATTATTTTTCCGGGATCACCTTTGAAGTGGACTTAAAAGAGTCTGTGGGAAACCGGGTGAAGAAGATCCTGTATAAGGGAGAACCTTTTGCAGGCCGCACCTTAAGCCTTTGCATGAGCGATTACCGGGCCAGCGGCACGGGAGGTTATGAGGTATACAGGGAATGCCGGGTCATAAAACGCATTGGAACAGAGGTTCCGCAGATGGCCCTGGAGTATTTGCGTAAGCATTCTGTGGTGGAGATTGCTAATAACGGCGGTATGATTCTGCTATAA
- the phnE gene encoding phosphonate ABC transporter, permease protein PhnE: protein MNKQIEKAYEERPRNTVYRITVSVVVLALVLWSGSAVDFSGSGLGGLKIAGNILNGIFHPDRKLLFNLTVQGVPYLLLETVCIAFLGTIVGAFLAIPLSFLSASNLMPAPIAYLSRLVIMAVRTIPAFVYGLMFIRVSGPGAFTGLLTMSVCSIGMVSKMYIEAIEDLDTRILESLDACGCNTFQKIRYGILPQLIPNFASTVIYRFDINLRDATVLGLVGAGGIGAPLIFAMNAYRWNEAGAILVGLVVLVLIVEYISTKIRVKLARG from the coding sequence ATGAATAAACAGATTGAAAAAGCATATGAAGAACGCCCAAGAAACACCGTTTACCGGATAACCGTGTCCGTGGTTGTCCTGGCCCTCGTTCTATGGTCCGGCTCTGCCGTGGATTTTTCAGGAAGCGGACTTGGAGGGCTAAAGATTGCCGGAAATATTTTAAACGGGATTTTTCACCCGGACAGGAAACTGCTGTTTAATTTAACCGTACAGGGAGTTCCCTACCTTCTTTTGGAAACGGTCTGCATAGCATTTTTAGGAACCATTGTGGGGGCATTTCTTGCCATTCCCTTGTCCTTTTTATCAGCATCTAATTTGATGCCGGCTCCCATAGCCTATTTAAGCCGTTTGGTGATCATGGCGGTGAGGACCATTCCGGCCTTTGTATATGGCCTTATGTTCATCCGCGTCAGCGGACCCGGTGCATTTACCGGACTTTTAACCATGTCCGTCTGCTCCATTGGTATGGTATCCAAAATGTATATTGAAGCCATCGAGGATCTGGACACCAGGATTCTGGAATCCTTAGATGCCTGCGGCTGCAATACGTTCCAGAAGATTCGGTATGGAATCCTGCCCCAGCTGATTCCCAATTTTGCATCTACGGTGATCTACCGGTTCGATATTAACTTAAGGGATGCAACGGTTCTGGGACTGGTGGGAGCCGGAGGCATAGGTGCGCCCCTGATCTTTGCCATGAATGCCTACCGGTGGAATGAAGCGGGAGCTATTCTGGTCGGCCTTGTGGTTTTAGTTCTTATCGTGGAATACATATCCACCAAAATACGCGTAAAGCTGGCCAGGGGGTGA
- the phnE gene encoding phosphonate ABC transporter, permease protein PhnE gives MSLYDKIFPPRKIELSSGKTVFRPASRLPLIALILVFLTVLSVKITGFDMKVLLERGNQFFVILGMMVPPAFSYSSQVWKPLFDTIKMSLLGTVIGAVLVIPFAMAASTNIIKSSAVVSIMRLFLSIVRTLPTLVTALIATYVFGLGTLAGTTAITVFTFAYMGKILYEEIETADMGAFEAMEAIGATKVRAFVSAIIPQVLPSYISNGLFCFEGNVRYAAILGYVGAGGLGLILNEKLGWREYPSVGMILIMLFVAVFLIESVSRYCRRKLV, from the coding sequence ATGAGTTTATATGACAAGATATTTCCGCCCAGGAAAATCGAATTGTCCAGCGGAAAGACCGTCTTTCGGCCGGCTTCCAGGCTTCCTCTGATCGCTTTGATCCTGGTGTTTTTAACCGTGCTTTCCGTGAAAATCACCGGCTTTGACATGAAGGTCTTGTTGGAAAGGGGAAATCAGTTCTTTGTTATATTAGGAATGATGGTTCCTCCGGCATTTTCCTATAGCTCTCAGGTGTGGAAGCCTTTGTTTGACACCATCAAGATGTCGCTTCTGGGGACCGTGATTGGTGCGGTGCTGGTCATCCCCTTTGCTATGGCTGCTTCTACCAATATTATAAAAAGTTCTGCAGTCGTCAGCATCATGAGATTGTTCTTAAGCATTGTGAGGACTCTTCCTACTCTGGTGACCGCTCTGATCGCCACTTATGTGTTCGGCCTGGGCACCCTGGCAGGAACTACGGCCATTACCGTTTTCACCTTTGCCTATATGGGTAAGATTTTATATGAAGAGATCGAAACTGCCGATATGGGAGCCTTTGAGGCCATGGAAGCCATAGGAGCCACCAAGGTCCGGGCCTTTGTGAGCGCCATCATTCCCCAGGTACTTCCTTCCTATATATCCAATGGATTGTTTTGCTTTGAAGGTAATGTCCGCTATGCAGCGATTTTAGGCTACGTAGGCGCAGGCGGCCTTGGGCTGATTCTGAATGAGAAATTAGGCTGGAGAGAATACCCCAGTGTGGGCATGATTCTTATCATGCTGTTTGTTGCCGTATTTTTAATTGAGTCGGTGAGCCGTTACTGCCGCCGGAAACTGGTGTAG
- the phnC gene encoding phosphonate ABC transporter ATP-binding protein has protein sequence MIEFNQVGKKYPNGFHALKDVNLKIEQGEFVAIIGLSGAGKSTLLRTINRMHDITEGSLTVDGTDVMQLKGKELRRFRRRIGMIFQSFNLVTRTLVINNVLMSKVPELPFIKALFGIYPKEDKLGALEALDKVGILDKAFVRADQLSGGQQQRVALARTLAQNPQIILADEPVASLDPVTAKQVMGDFLRINKEMNITILLNIHHVDLALQYASRVVGIRAGQIVYDGPSTEVTQDILNEIYEGKEEEAAG, from the coding sequence ATGATTGAATTTAATCAGGTGGGCAAAAAGTATCCCAATGGCTTTCATGCCTTAAAAGATGTTAACTTAAAGATTGAGCAGGGGGAATTTGTAGCGATCATCGGTCTTTCCGGTGCCGGAAAGTCTACCCTTCTCCGTACCATTAACCGCATGCATGATATCACGGAAGGAAGTTTGACCGTAGATGGAACCGATGTAATGCAGTTAAAAGGAAAGGAGTTAAGGCGATTCCGCCGCAGAATCGGCATGATCTTCCAGTCCTTTAACCTGGTGACCAGAACCCTGGTCATTAATAATGTTCTTATGTCTAAGGTGCCGGAACTGCCGTTTATAAAGGCTCTGTTCGGCATATATCCAAAGGAGGATAAGCTGGGGGCTTTAGAGGCACTCGACAAGGTGGGAATCCTGGATAAGGCGTTTGTCCGTGCGGATCAGCTGTCAGGAGGCCAGCAGCAGAGGGTCGCGCTTGCAAGGACCCTGGCTCAGAATCCCCAGATCATCCTGGCGGATGAGCCGGTGGCTTCCCTTGACCCGGTTACGGCTAAACAGGTTATGGGAGATTTTTTAAGGATCAATAAGGAAATGAACATTACCATCCTGTTAAATATTCACCATGTGGATCTGGCGCTCCAGTATGCAAGCCGCGTTGTAGGCATACGGGCCGGTCAGATCGTATACGATGGCCCTTCCACTGAAGTCACCCAGGATATTTTAAATGAAATATATGAAGGAAAAGAAGAGGAGGCGGCAGGATGA
- a CDS encoding phosphate/phosphite/phosphonate ABC transporter substrate-binding protein has protein sequence MKKTVSVLMAAALCAAMIGGCSGGSQTGATTAAGTEAASSAAGETTKAEAKAENKKVDKLNVYFVPSREPQEIVTATEPLKDMLKSELGKEGYDIGEVVITVGTSYEAVGEALSAGTADIGLIPGGTYVLYDDGAEVILTATRDALSKNFDSAKDWNDGKATEGTTDQATSYRALIIAGPSEKGKALSDKVNKGEALTFEDLDGANWSVMSSSSPAGYIYPSLWLQDNFQKNILNLSHAVQSDSYGSAFARLASGQVDVLCTYADARRDYEEKWKSEYGRAGSIWEETGVIGVTPPIFNDTVSVSKTSKIMDDAFIKAVQNAFINIGNTEEGKKVIAIYSHNGYKPAQSADYDNERAAQKMIKELNAK, from the coding sequence ATGAAAAAAACAGTTTCTGTATTAATGGCAGCAGCACTTTGTGCAGCAATGATCGGCGGATGTTCTGGCGGCAGCCAAACAGGAGCCACAACCGCAGCAGGGACCGAGGCAGCGTCTTCTGCAGCAGGAGAAACCACAAAGGCGGAGGCAAAAGCTGAGAACAAGAAGGTCGACAAACTGAATGTATACTTTGTTCCTTCCAGAGAGCCGCAGGAGATCGTAACCGCCACAGAGCCTTTAAAAGACATGCTGAAGTCAGAGCTGGGAAAAGAAGGCTATGATATCGGGGAAGTAGTAATTACGGTTGGAACCAGCTATGAAGCGGTTGGAGAGGCTCTTTCCGCAGGTACTGCAGATATCGGTCTGATTCCTGGAGGTACTTATGTCCTTTATGATGATGGCGCAGAAGTGATTCTTACGGCCACCAGGGATGCATTAAGCAAGAATTTTGATTCCGCAAAGGACTGGAATGATGGTAAGGCAACCGAGGGAACCACAGATCAGGCAACTTCCTACCGCGCGCTTATTATTGCAGGACCTTCTGAAAAGGGGAAAGCATTGTCAGATAAGGTAAACAAGGGCGAAGCATTGACCTTTGAGGATTTAGACGGAGCAAACTGGAGCGTTATGTCATCCTCTTCACCGGCAGGATACATTTATCCCTCCTTATGGCTTCAGGATAATTTCCAGAAGAATATTTTAAATCTTTCCCATGCAGTTCAGTCTGATTCTTATGGAAGCGCATTTGCAAGACTTGCTTCCGGGCAGGTGGATGTTCTCTGTACCTATGCGGACGCCCGCAGGGATTATGAGGAGAAATGGAAATCTGAATACGGAAGAGCCGGCTCCATCTGGGAAGAAACAGGTGTAATCGGTGTGACTCCTCCTATTTTCAATGATACGGTCAGCGTGAGCAAGACCTCTAAAATCATGGATGATGCGTTTATAAAGGCAGTACAAAACGCATTTATCAACATTGGCAACACGGAAGAGGGCAAGAAAGTCATCGCCATCTACAGCCACAATGGATATAAGCCTGCACAGAGCGCTGATTATGACAATGAACGTGCGGCACAGAAGATGATTAAGGAATTAAATGCGAAATAA
- a CDS encoding LacI family DNA-binding transcriptional regulator yields MATIKEISQLADVSIATVSRVLNQDDTIVVSPEVKKRIFRIAHELKYVPPRRRHAQKERGIVIGVADWHIIRKDRTNIRLSSLDLIVKSMSGKNDVRFERLDKNQPGQYDGIMAFGVFSEEEMEFLRMQSFAIVFINSDPKDYEYDSIVMDFNKGIHEMLDYLMDQKKYCSVGYIGGIYEEGQVRIGYRRLEGIRGAFMQRGFYEEENFYIGDISRESGYHLAKQAIQSGRLPEAVLLGSEEVAEGALEAFQDAGLRVPKDVAVVIYKDIETLESKWPSYTKVRMFPDIVWQTAIKLLLEQIQEGRKDNMTIYLPTKLEVGDSA; encoded by the coding sequence ATGGCTACAATAAAAGAAATTTCGCAGCTTGCGGATGTATCCATTGCAACGGTATCAAGGGTATTAAACCAGGATGATACCATTGTGGTGAGTCCGGAAGTGAAAAAAAGGATATTCAGAATTGCCCACGAGTTAAAATATGTCCCACCCAGGAGGCGTCATGCGCAGAAAGAAAGAGGAATTGTTATAGGAGTTGCTGACTGGCATATTATCCGGAAAGACCGGACCAACATCAGGCTTTCTTCCCTGGACCTAATCGTAAAGTCCATGTCAGGAAAAAATGATGTGCGGTTTGAGCGGCTGGATAAAAACCAGCCTGGACAGTACGACGGTATCATGGCCTTCGGCGTTTTTTCTGAGGAAGAGATGGAGTTTCTGCGTATGCAGAGTTTTGCCATCGTATTCATCAATTCAGATCCAAAGGATTATGAGTATGACAGCATTGTCATGGACTTTAATAAGGGAATCCATGAAATGCTGGACTATCTTATGGACCAGAAAAAATACTGCAGCGTAGGCTATATCGGAGGAATTTATGAAGAAGGCCAGGTAAGAATCGGTTACCGGAGACTGGAAGGAATCCGGGGAGCTTTTATGCAGAGAGGCTTTTATGAGGAAGAGAATTTTTACATAGGCGATATCAGCAGGGAAAGCGGTTATCATCTGGCAAAGCAGGCAATCCAGTCAGGCCGTCTGCCGGAAGCGGTGCTCTTAGGAAGCGAAGAGGTCGCGGAAGGTGCTTTGGAAGCATTTCAGGATGCAGGACTTCGCGTGCCAAAGGATGTGGCAGTGGTCATCTATAAGGACATTGAGACCCTGGAATCCAAATGGCCCTCGTACACAAAGGTCCGGATGTTTCCTGATATCGTGTGGCAGACAGCGATCAAGCTTCTGCTGGAACAGATCCAGGAAGGCCGTAAGGACAATATGACAATTTATCTCCCGACAAAGCTAGAGGTAGGGGACAGTGCGTGA